From the genome of Ciona intestinalis chromosome 4, KH, whole genome shotgun sequence:
GTGTTTTGGTATCTGTACatctttgtaaaaacaaaaagccAATgcaattagaaaataaaataaaaaaaggccGATTGAAACAACATTGGCAAGGTGATTGCTCGTTCGTGTCACGTCAAACCAACATTTTATAAGTTACTCGCCAAATCTTTGGCACGAAATTCTGCGGGTTAGTGACGGAAAATGCAATATCTTGGGTGAAGTGAAATTATAGCGGCTACACAATAACTTCGTTGAGACCGTCTATGTAAGCTGGTGGCCTCGAGGTCTTAGCAGCTTCGTAGCAGGTGCTCTTGTCCGCTCTGTAGTCGCCGGTGGTCGCAATACAGGAGACTGGACGTCGTCTTTGTTCGTTTTTCGAGCGCAGAAGGACTTCTACCTTTCGGGGTGTGTTACCGGCGCTGCCATTGGGACCGCCATGTGATGAAGTCTTTCGGTTGCGCGGGTCGGCGTCGGATCGTTTTCTTTGCTGCTGGGGAAGCTTGCTGTCGGAGAGTTTACGGTGCTGAGCTGCGATGGTTTTCTGGCACGCGTCGCTCATCTTGCGGTAATGGGAGCTCGGAGATTCGATCGCGTCTTCCGCGGGGTTAGGAACCGTCGGGGGTGACGGGAGGGAAGACAGACGCTCGATGAGTTTTTCTTCGAACGCAGCTGGTATGTTGTTATGTCGGTCGCTGCGACAAAGCAGCGAGTCAGTTGAATCGGCCAGGTCGTCTACGCTCTTTTGAGCCGAAAGCATGGCGCCAAAATGCGGGGATGCTGGGTCGACCATAATTTCCACTTCGTCTGCAAAATCCTTAGCGTCGTGCATCGACTTATGACGGTGGTGTCGCTTTCCTCCGGACTTGTTCCTGTGACGACCACCGCTTTGGTGAAGACCAGTTTCAGTGCTTGCACTTCTCTGCATACGGCCACCAACTACGTCATGGTCACGTGATGAACGCTTACGATGTCTGTGACGTCGAGATTTTTCTTCCAAACCATCTTTACTGCGTCTGCTGCTGTGTTGGACGGATGTACGTTTACTGGAATCCGATGACGACAACCTAAGCAAATGGAAAGGTTAACTTAAGAAATAcgtttgatttttgtctggtaCGTTTGTCGTatacatagtactgtggtgtaagatagcgttagcacatattgtagtagggtgagaaatgtgggacatattttcaatttacCTTCTAgtcccatttgctagtaaacaaagatcaatATTAGAATATCCTAAAACAGCATCAAACTTGGCACCACTTTATACTCAAATCTATGTAATTTCTAGAACTTGTTTTTGTAATAAGCCAGACAATTACTAATGTTACACCTGAATTATTCATACAGTGTTAAACTTCTGCAGGAATTCAAAATTCTAGCATTACAAAATGTACAGCAAAAACGTGGTTAATATTCAGTTTCTTACTTGTGCTGGCGTGGTATTGTGTGCATGTCATCGTAGTAAGTCCTAGATCCTCTGAGCTGGGTTGGTGGAATGTCCCGCCGAGCACTCACGTGGCTGAATGCAGACGCCTCACTGGACGAGATGTAGGACAAAGCGTCATGTGACAAGCTATGCTTCAGCGCGCCCGGCTGGGGCAGTCTCTCCAACGATGCTTCCTTAATGTGTGCGACTTTCGATGGGTAGCTGTTGCTGCTTTGTGTGACTTTTTCGACACCGGGAGACATAACACGCTCTTTAACCGGTGACGCAAGAGTAACGTCACGCATGACGTCATCTTCACTTTTTGAAACAGTGGGCTCGGGGAAATCGAAGCAATCGCCCTTGACAGTAAGCTCACTATGGGTCGTCTCGGAAGTGCTTGACAgctctaaaaaaaaaacaaatataaatt
Proteins encoded in this window:
- the LOC100185320 gene encoding uncharacterized protein LOC100185320 is translated as MHKELVETTPFNAQAEYIKQASCIEDVPVHYYKLYKTKKETTPSVVLGIYHQGIRIHHVAPQRDDGIHLLDFEFPWNKVGRLFFAAKRFEIYPEDLPASRRLTYYTGSHTRSKYLLRLLRETHSLYMSLTPFVQHMRKLDGRATKRQYRESYISGKNLEYDVKGVEERLVGGEGEMSPQSNNSKSGVREKLYKSYNSSTSHGSSHTSGIESDSKQRNEADYEDEDEVEENDNAFVDDFDPIELDGPPSGGVICVTEKHLAAPQHKSLSVSDLTEQLPVVPAPVEERELSSTSETTHSELTVKGDCFDFPEPTVSKSEDDVMRDVTLASPVKERVMSPGVEKVTQSSNSYPSKVAHIKEASLERLPQPGALKHSLSHDALSYISSSEASAFSHVSARRDIPPTQLRGSRTYYDDMHTIPRQHKLSSSDSSKRTSVQHSSRRSKDGLEEKSRRHRHRKRSSRDHDVVGGRMQRSASTETGLHQSGGRHRNKSGGKRHHRHKSMHDAKDFADEVEIMVDPASPHFGAMLSAQKSVDDLADSTDSLLCRSDRHNNIPAAFEEKLIERLSSLPSPPTVPNPAEDAIESPSSHYRKMSDACQKTIAAQHRKLSDSKLPQQQRKRSDADPRNRKTSSHGGPNGSAGNTPRKVEVLLRSKNEQRRRPVSCIATTGDYRADKSTCYEAAKTSRPPAYIDGLNEVIV